The genomic DNA GCTCAAAATTTATGAACAAAAGTTAACACAATTCCTTATCCAGGTTCAAGTCTACAAAACAACCTCTCACTGCCATAAGGTGGTGCTACAGCAACAAGTTCATTGAAATCTGTCATACTAAcactttatacacacacacacacacacacagttggaaAAATTACTATGTAACAGAAATGGAACAGAAGACAATACAAAtttaatcttaaatcttaacTTTTGGCCAGCAAACAGTCTCGTTTCAAATCCTGACTTTCTAGTACAGCAAGTTTACAGTCTTCTCTTTTCAGATCCTCTCCTGAATCAGTGACTGTCATTAGCCGTCagtgtcagccaatcagaattagAAAATGCAGTCTTTAAATCCATCAAATTTCCAACCTAACCTGTTTGAACTGCTTGTAGATCACTTTGCTGACAGGGTCTGACAAGTTGATCTTTCCTGCAAGGATCGAGGACAGCATGTTCCCTAAAGTCACCATGCCCAAGAtcaacctacacacacacacacacacacacacacacacacacacacacacacacacacacacacacacacacacacacacacacacacacacacacacacacacacacacacacacacacacagagtgaagttAAAGGTTAGTTAAAGTTAAGCTATTGAGCATCTGATACACAGCTTCTAGGACTATGTAAAGCTAAATGAGcaaacattcagtgtttttttagCGCCTCCTTTTACCCACAGGACACTCACCCTGTGTCGTCGACCACAGGTGCCTGGTCGAAGCCGTTCTCCTTGAGGATCTTGATGGTCTTTTGGCAGCTGACGGTAGGCAGGACGGTGAGCGGGGCTGACAGGTTCAAGCACTGCAGCTTCAAGTTCCACCACCTGAGAGAACACGGCAGCATATTTCACAAGCACCCACAGAGGAGACTGAATAAGAAGGGAATTTCCATTTTAATGACACATACCATGGTTTCTTCACCATGAGGTCCTCTTCCCTCAAGAAGCCCTTCTGGACCATCCACTTATCACTCAAGAACTTTGACCTTGGTGGTGGGGCAAGAGATTGCTTGTTCAGTGCTTacacaaagaaagcaaacaaaaacaaatgtctgcATATGCAACATGACACAACTCACATGTAGTTGCGGATGGAGTCCGGCAGGATCACCACGCAGCGCTGGCCCTCCTTCAAGTCTTTAGCAGCATGCACAGCTGCTGCCATGGCCGTCCCAGAGCTGCCTCCTGTTACACAAGAGAGCGAAAGGTGAGTTTGGCTGAAGTGGCGCCCTAGTACCCACAATATTTTCCTACTGATCTTTTTACTGGGATCTTGATCTTGTTTCATTTGTTGTACCGCCATCTACTCTGAATTGAACCAATCAGCATCAAGCTCCACATTGTTTTTCCAAGGCCAAGCAGAAGTTGCCCTGAAGTAAATCCTACAGGGGAGATTCTCAAGTTGGCCCACCCATAAACCACCTGACAGTTCCTGAGGTGGAAAAGTCTAACTTAGCCCAGAACCACCAGGACTTACCACACAGCAGGCCTTCCTCTCTGATCAGCATACGAGACATGTTGAAGGACTCCTCATCGTTGGACTTGTACCACGTATCGACCACCTGGAAACATAGGATATCACTGTGAGGATGATTTAGGAGCAGCTAAGAAATAATGGGAATAAAAGTCACTGCAGGAACTCACTGATCTGTCGAGCACGGTGGGGATGAAGTCGTACCCGATGCCCTCTACCTCGTACTGGGTCTTGTCGGTCTTGTTAAGCTCCTCGGGCTCAGCCAGGATTGAACCTTCAGGATCAACACCAACAATCTGCGCACAAAACACATCATTCATATGCGATAAGTAGCTCAGCAGATATTTAATCCAACCATGGCAAGAAAAAGACCTGAAACATAATCTCAGTAAAGAGCTTACTTTGATGTTTGGGCATTTTTCCTTCAGTTTGCGGGCGACGCCTGTGATTGTCCCCCCAGTGCCTGCACCGGTCACCAGCATGTCCAATTTACCTGTCCGCAGAAGCAACACATAAACCACCTTGCTGACTGATTACACATTCTCGAGCGATAATTTTTCTAGTGGTtttaaaaggattaaaaaaaaaaaaaaaaaaaaaaaaaaaaaaaaaaaaaagagtaaatcgAAGGAatttctatataattttatgacTTTTCTGAGTTTAAGATCCTCGTACCATCGCACTGCTCCAGGATCTCCTCGGCCGTGATGTCGTAGTGAGCCAGAGGATTGCTCGGGTTGCGGTACTGGTCCAGGATGTGCGAGTTGGGGATCTCGTTCTTGAGGCGCCAGGCAACGCCTACATGAGACTCTGGCGAATCGAAACGGGCGCTGGTGGGTGTCCGAACGATCTCCGCTCCAAGAGCTCTCAAGACGTCCACCTGCAGGGAACAACCAGGAAATATTAACACTTGAATTCTGCCTGTTAAGGTGTCAGAATTTAGGTACACTGACTGCAGTGAACAATACTGATATGAATATGTTCTTTCAGACCTTACAATTATTAGaccaattattaaattaatgATGCAACGAGCTTGTAGAGCAGAACTGTGGACTTAGGCTTTTTATGGCACTGAGCAGTTTTTCAAATTTAATGTGGAAAAAAgcttgaaaatgttaaaataaaaaaataacttaagACTTTTTAATAGCTTGCtttaacatctttaaaaaaaaaaaaaaaaaaaaaaagctaaataccTAAAAATTAATAGGTTATAAAGAAAGATTGCATCAGATGAGGCAGCAGGTGCACTAAACTTGAAGTGTGTCCTCTGCCTCCATAAAAGGCCATAATTTGCATATTTAGtgataatatatatttaaaaaaaaaacaaaaacagaaccaaaaCCACACTTTGGTTTCGGGGAATCCTACCCCGCAATTAGCTGCGGCAGTCTAGACATGTTTTAGTCTGAACTAAAAGCTGGTGTGAGACAGAACTATGGTTTCTGTATGACAGGAAACTCACCTTCTCCATGCTCATCTTCTCCGGCATGACTATGATGCAACGGTAGCCCTTCACTGCAGCAGCCAGAGCGAGTCCGATCCCTAAAGACAAACACATTCGAACAGGTTTTACAGTGCAGGTCTTCGTGCATTGCGGCATACCGGCTCAGACGCGTGCAGTGGATTACCAGTGTTTCCAGAGGTGGGCTCTATGATGGTGTCTCCAGGCTTGAGAATACCGGCTCTCTCTGCGTCCTCCACCATCCGCAGACTGATCCTGTCCTTGACGCTGCCGCCTGCATTGAAGAACTCGCACTTGGCCACTACAAAATACCAACAGATATGATTGATTGATATTTTGTTACAGCAGACGGCTGAATGACACAATCAACCCTGGACGGCCTTcatattcaaaataatcctgagcacacacacacacacacacacacacacacacacacacacacacacctttcatACCTTGTAAACCTGTAACCAGTCAGACTTTATCTGACATAATAATGTGTCTGGGCTTGCATGTAGCATGACTCACATATTTCGCATTTGAGTCCAAAGGCTTTGGGGATGTTGTTGATGCGTACCATGGGAGTGTCACCGATTTTGTGCAGGATGTTTGGCAGAATGGCTGGCGTGACGGttctgagaggagaagggaaaaaaaaaaagcaacgcGATAATCAGAGACCTGACGTCTGGGTGTGCAGATAGACTGGAAGGCAATTACTTATTTATCAAGCTCAGACGGGTTTTTATTGCCACCACTAGTGTGAGAtaacagctgtttccactcacttCACTGATTCGAGAAGTCTTAAGAACAACAACAATAGGTGTTTATTTCAGCTGTCACTCCCCAGCAAGTTATCTCGACTCTTTCTCAGAGCTTTAAACAAACAGTCAACACGACAGCAGATTTGTGTTCTTTGGTCAGGCAGTATTTGTTTCACATGTAAAAGCACCGGCACTCCGACCACCACACTGACCTTGGGACTTGCGTGTGAGGGGAGTCGGCTTTCGAGGCTCCCAGGCTCCATGTGCAGCGGCTGGGAAGGTCGGGCCGGATCCATTTCCTTTCGGGAGAAGAgttctttgttgtgatttgtatGGTTTTGGTCGACTCCTGCGAGCCCTCCTCTGTGTTCAGGTTGTCAGCTGCGTTGTTGAGTTTTTTGTCTCCGTTGCTGAAGCTTTGCAGCTTTCCAGCATGTGGGCACACGGGGCTCTTGACGGTGGTCTCTTTGGATGAGGGAACTGATGGCATGACTTAAcctagaaaaaaagaaaagccaattaaaaaaaaaaaatagcacaaaaacaggaaacagggtTATCCAATTATACAACACACTGTTCTTACAGATAAGCATGCTCTGATAACTTTTGATAAGTTTTCCCGCGTAATCAGTGACTCAACTTATAGCCAGGAAACTATCTGCTTTCATATTGTTGTTTCTGACCTTCCATGACAAACAGTAGGCTCTTTCTTTGGACTCTGCATCCTCAGGTATCAAAAGGTATGATGCATTTTCTAAATCTCCAGTTTCTTTTGCTCATTGAGGCTGAGAATCTTCAACCACACGTGCACCTCAGCGAGGCTACAACGAGGAGATGGGCTTAGTCCTTAAGTGCTCATGTTGATATTCCATCTAATGTAGCGTGCAATCAAGTGTGCATTCACGCGTTGCTGTAAGAGTTGTAAAGCAGCACTGCTCTCTGGATAAAGTCACATTAATGGCCACTAATGTTGAAAAAACAACTCAGAGTCATAAAATGTTGACACCATATTCAAAAACTTTTGAGTACTGCAAATCACCTTGTTTGTAGGCATTAAGCTGCAACTGCAACTGTGGCCTAGATTATTTAGGAAAGTTATCACCAGTAATTCTGAGAATTATAAGTTGCATTTAATGGATATAGCTATGAAAGTGCTGCTTAAACCCTCtgagcaataaaatgcaaatgcatcATCTGTGTCAATGGAACGACTTCCCAACAGAGGAAATCTGACCATCCAAGGACTGCATATGCCCATTAGACAAAACACGGCCTGTTTTGAATGATAAACTGAAGACAgccttaaaaacaacaacaacaacaaaaaaaagtcaccacaaAATCTGGTGAGTGGGAGCCAAAAGGCACGGAAACAAAACCCAGCACAAAGCAGACACTGAACTTCTCCTTTATTACTGCTGAGTCACATCTGCACTGCCAGGACACATTTGTTGCTAGTTTTCAGTCCATCACGTATTGAACACTTAACATTTCACCTAGTCATCGTGACGAGCAGCCAAACTGCTTTCATCAAAGCGACGTGAGGAAACAAAAGAGGGAGTAAGagggtggtggtgtgtgtgtgtgtgtgtgataaagcTTCTGTTAATATTGCATCATTTCTTCACCAAAGGAAGAGAGCAAGGCCTCTTCTTAAGAAGTTGGTAGGCAATCATTTATTTCATGATTCAAGATATTTAGATGCACATCAATGACTTCTGCATTacatatgcagaaaaaaaaaaatcactgcttaTCTCAGTGTTTATAAATGTGGTTAATATAAACCCTAAAATGACTTTGTAATCAGTTATAACTGGTTATAAATGTTCCTAATACATAACAAAATGTTACACATTATCTTAAATTTGAGTGTGGTGGTAGAGAGTTAAACAGTCTGATCTGATCAAAGGGAACCTTTAAATCCAGATCCAGTCTTTGAATGCTGGTGAACAAGCTGAGCACGTGGTAATTTTCCAAGAACAGGACTagactgctgcttgtttgtacAGGGAGATAGACGGTGTGGCTAAACTGGCTGGCAAATTAGTTACAATTTTAAAACTTGGCATGCAAATATCTGACAAAACTCACAGAGACGGCTTCTAAAACATGATGAGTTGCCATTTTATTCAATGGTTATATGACTCCAAACAAACTGATAAGACTGTTTTCACTTTAACCCAGTCACTGAATttgataagaaaaataaagagctAAATAAAGAAGGATGgctaaaaaaagagaacaaaaactACCAGCCACAGATTCACAAGCACAACTTTTCTCCGCTCATTAAAACATCCTGTTTCTCTCCCATCCCCCAGCTTGAATGGCACCACATGAGGCTTCACTAACACAGAGCACACACCAGAGCCAGCTGTTAAAGCAGGGGCCCCCCTCTTTGACTCCAAAATGAGTTCAGACAATGTCCACAGGACTGAACACATTTTCTTAAGCCAGCAGCTCCCGGCGCAGAGCTGCCGGGCATAACCGCCGGCCCAGCAGCTCTGCGTGGGGGAGCTGACTTTCATGCGCTTTCACGGTTATGATGATAATCCATTTGATCAGCtatcaaattttaaaagaagcagaaacCAATTACAGGTGTTAACTCCCCTCTCCTGTCCTTATAATCCCTGCTAGGCATGCTGCTAATTAACACTGGCTAGATCAGTGGTAGCAAATGTGGGAAAGAGTGCATGGTATGAGGTGGTCTTACAGGATTCAACAGGGAAATATGATCCTCCTGgatctcactcactcacacacacacacacaaacacacacacacacacacacacacacacacacacacacacacacacacacacacacacacacacacacacacacacacaggtctgagCCAGGCTGCAGGGTAAGAAAGACTCACAAGAGGATTTACCAAGCAGaaacttcagttttgtttaataTGCAACACTTAAGCCAAGAGTCCAATCCCTAATTAAACCTCACAGGCTAAAGAAACATAAGACAAAGATCAAAGTCAGGCAACATCAGCCCACTCTAATGAAAAAAATCCCGTATCAGACATTTATCTGCTTATGTTGAGgcattagagagagagaaaaaaaaaaatcccctttgGTATGTTCACTGCTCTTGCGAGTTCAGTGGTGACTATGGCTGTGCAGCATCCCTTTATGATTTGGAGCATTTAATTGCTCTGGAAGCAACAGACACAAGCAAAGTATCAGCCGATCAGCCGGTTGACAATACATGAGCACGCTATAGATATCCACTGAGCCATCACAAATGACGGGCCAAAGCGAACAGCAGGAATGCTGTGAAGGTGCACCTGCATGACCTTTAACATGACTCAGTAGCTCATAGAAAAATAGCTGtttgtaactttgttttttttgagtaccttttgaataaaaaaaataaataaaaatgatgacacCTACTGCTGTAGTATAAATGGaattgacaggaaaaaaaatgctgttactattctctggaaaaaaaaaaaaagaaaaaagaaagcgaTCATTATCACTGGGATTTGTACCACAGGTTACAGAGATTAGATCAAGAACTAGGTAAAATGTGGCTTCCTTAAATAAAGCGAATACTCATTAAAATAAGGGGGAGATTAAGCGTTATTTCATCATACCATATTGTGCTGAACTGCAGCACAGAAACTGCACCATAACAATTTAACAGCAGcgttatttgaaaataaaaagatgagACAGGATATCAAGACAAAAAAGCCCCacaaaggtaaaaataaataaataaaataaaggccGGTTAAAGGAGAATaattacataaatataaaacataacgCAGCATTTAAGCAGACACCCAATTCATAACACGGGCTGGAAAAGGTCCAACAAAAGCTCAAACTGCGTAGTTACAATGTTGCATCAGCTTCTTATCaacccacaggaaaaaaaaaaaatgtttaaatgtatcagCTTCACATTGTTTCCTCCGCTGCGCCTGGTCACTCTGCGTTTTCACTCACCTGGAGATTTAAATGCGCCTTCAAATCTGTGAGGAAACCACACTGGTGACGAGCCGAGGACTACACACAGCAAAGTGATCCACTTCCGACAAAGCAAAGCCCTTAACGTGCCGACGCACGTGGACGAAAGTGTATGGATGCCAAGATATTTTAGGACGGTTTCTTATTGGCTGCGGCGGGGGCGTCTGTCTGTGGGCTCCACCAATCAGACCAGAGATTTCTTCAAATGGGTTTGGGGGTAAAGTTGTCTTGACACCTGTTTACTTTTTATTGACCAAACACGCACACGTACCCACCACGGACTTTGATGCGGGTGACACCTTGAGAGCTTCTCACGAGCTTACCAAAATTTGAATTTAACCAAGCAAggctttaataatttaattaaatcatttattttttttgttagcaTAACTCAATTTTTAACATCAAATACCAACATTTTAATTAAGGCTTGATTTTAACTTCTAAATAATGTTACCAAGTACAAGACACGTGCTATACTTAAGTACAACTTTGaggtatttttactttattgaaGTATTTGTATCTTTATAACTAAAACCCACACTACCCACATTAAGTTTCTCCACAGCTGAAACAGTCGAATTAACTCACTGGTGATCATTTCTAAATGTATATTAATTGTTCAGGCATTATTATGACAAAATACTGGGGATTAAATagtattttggtttttttttttggctaatatGAGAAATACTTGACACATTCAATTTAAGCAAACTCAGCAGTGTTAAAGGGGAAGAAGTGTTGAGAAAGCATCAAAACCACTGGCTGATTACGTTTTAGTTGATATTGCATCAGCCActcaccagaaaaaaaatgcagtgcaacagaaaaaaaaaggtcagtatTTTTACAATGTACGAGGTGtgtggcagcacggtggcgtggtggttagcactgttgcctcacatcCACCTTGGCCCACACCTGTGTGAagtttccatgttctccccgtgtctgcatggatTTTCTCCAGTTTCTTTCCACAGTACAAAGACACGCAGTTACTGCGGTTaggctaactggtgattctaaattgcccatagctctgaatggctgtctgtctcactgtgttagccctgcggcCTGTACAGGACGTACCCTgcttctcgccctatgacagctgggataggctccagccctgaaGTTGAGGTGTAATAACAGTTCCACTCTTTGTGATTGCGTAAAGACTGGTTTTAAGGTTGACAGGATCAGAAAGAAGCTCTGTTTTTTTAGCAGGATCAGTATAAAAAATGCAGCAGTCACAATAAATTTCAATAAAATCCTTCAAAGAACAGGATCAGAGTGAGAGAATCAAGAAAATGATGCCAGTGCAGTTacaaatctgtttttattgagAAAGCGACACAAGCtcttcttaaaaaaaagtgaataaaagaaaaaaaaacacttccaacaattcacaaaaaaaaaaaaagtgaaacaaaataaCTGTCATCACTGTTGGGCTTAAGAGGGAGAGATTTGGTGGGTCAGTCTCATCTTCTTTCAGAATCTTCCAGAGCGTTCTCGGTCCCTCGACCGCCGCCTCTCGCGGTCCCGCCGTCG from Archocentrus centrarchus isolate MPI-CPG fArcCen1 chromosome 2, fArcCen1, whole genome shotgun sequence includes the following:
- the LOC115797208 gene encoding cystathionine beta-synthase-like yields the protein MPSVPSSKETTVKSPVCPHAGKLQSFSNGDKKLNNAADNLNTEEGSQESTKTIQITTKNSSPERKWIRPDLPSRCTWSLGASKADSPHTQVPRTVTPAILPNILHKIGDTPMVRINNIPKAFGLKCEILAKCEFFNAGGSVKDRISLRMVEDAERAGILKPGDTIIEPTSGNTGIGLALAAAVKGYRCIIVMPEKMSMEKVDVLRALGAEIVRTPTSARFDSPESHVGVAWRLKNEIPNSHILDQYRNPSNPLAHYDITAEEILEQCDGKLDMLVTGAGTGGTITGVARKLKEKCPNIKIVGVDPEGSILAEPEELNKTDKTQYEVEGIGYDFIPTVLDRSVVDTWYKSNDEESFNMSRMLIREEGLLCGGSSGTAMAAAVHAAKDLKEGQRCVVILPDSIRNYMSKFLSDKWMVQKGFLREEDLMVKKPWWWNLKLQCLNLSAPLTVLPTVSCQKTIKILKENGFDQAPVVDDTGLILGMVTLGNMLSSILAGKINLSDPVSKVIYKQFKQITLTDNLGKLSSILEIDHFALVVHEQIQYLTDGSHSLKQMVFGVVTAVDLLNFVTARQRTMSESTDEV